CACCCCACCCGTCGTTGGGAAGGACCACTGCGATCAGCTGAGGCAGGTAGAGCACCGAGCTGGCGAAGATGATCGGGATGACGCCCGACTGGTTGACCTTGAGCGGGATGTACGTGGAACCACCGGTGGTCATCCGTCGACCGACGACCCGCTTCGCGAACTGCACGGGAATGCGGCGCTGACCCTGCTCGACGAACACGATGGCCACGAGCAGCAGGACATACATCACCAGCACACCGACGAGGGCGTCCCAACCGGAGTTGGCCTGCACCAGGCTGAGCTGGCTCGGCAGGACCGCCACGACCGACGCGAAGATGATGATGGACATCCCGTTGCCGATGCCGCGCTGGGTGACGAGCTCACCCATCCACATCAGCAGCGCCGTCCCCGCGGTCAACGTGAACACGACCAGGGCGACGCGCGGGGCCGTGAAGTTGGGCAGGAGGTCAGGCAGACCGCCCGATCCGCCGAGCCCGCCGCCCCCCTCGTGGAAGAGGAATGCGAATCCCGTCGCCTGCACGAGCCCGATGCCGATGGTGCCGTAGCGGGTCCACTGGTTGATCTTGCGCTGGCCGACCGCTCCCTGTTGTTGCCACTGCTCCACGCGGGGGATCACGACGCCGAGAATCTGCATGATGATCGACGCGGTGATGTAGGGGAAGATCCCCAGCGAGAAGATCGCGAACTGCGTGAGCGCCCCGCCCGAGAACAGCTGGAGGAAGTTGAGCACCCCGCCGTCCTCGGCCTGCTCCTGCAACGGTCGGATCGCGTCGAAGTTGATACCCGGCGCAGGGATGAACGCCCCGATCCGGTACATCACGATCACGCCGACCGTGAACAGGATCTTGTTGCGCAGGTCGGGGATCCGACCGACGTTCGCCACGTTGCGCAAGGTCGTGAGCACTCGAAGAACTCCTCTGCTGTGGTCCCGGAAGCCCCGGGGTCAGCGGTTGGTGTGGGCGTTTCCCTTGGCTGGCGGACGGCGATCGCCCCAGGGCAGGGGTAGCACCTCGACGGTACCCCCCGCCGCGGTGATGGCGGATTCGGCCGACGCGGAGAACGCATGCGCCTTCACGGTGACGGCCCGGTCGATCTCGCCACGGCCGAGCACCTTGACGAGGACGTCCTTGCCGATCAGGCCCTTGGAACGCAGCGCCTCGGGCGTCACGTCGTCGAGGCCCGACTCGCTGATCGTGTCCAGGTTGATCGCCTGGTACTCGACGCGGAACGGGTTGGTGAAGCCGCGCAGCTTGGGCACGCGCTTGAACAGCGGCATCTGGCCGCCCTCGAAGCCGACGGGCACCTTCGAACGCGCCTTCTGTCCCTTGTGGCCGCGACCGGCGGTCTTGCCGCCCTTTCCGCCGATACCGCGCGCGACCCGCTTGGGCCGCTTGCGGGAACCCTCGGCGGGCACCAGATCGTGGATCTTCATCAGTCTTCGACCTCTTCGGACTCGACGAGATGCCGGACCTTGCGAATCATCCCGCGGATCTCGGGACGGTCGGGCAGTGTGTTGTTCTTTCCGATGCGGCCGAGACCCAGGGCCCGCAGCGTGCCGCGCTGTTTGGGCTTGGTCCCGATCGCCGACCGGATCTGGGTGACACGCAGGGCCATGATCAGGCCCCCCGCGCCGCGCGGGCCTCGCGCTCGGACTCACGGTAGGCGTCGAGCAGGCCCTTGGGAATGAACTCGACCGGGTCGAGTCCGCGCAGTCGACCGATCTCGTCGGGACGCTTGAGCGCACGCAGGCCGGCGATCGTCGCACGTGCGACGTTGATGTGGTTGGCCGAACCGAGCGACTTGCACAGGACGTCGTGGATGCCGGCCTCTTCGAGGATGGCGCGGGCCGCACCACCGGCGATGACGCCGGTACCCGGTGCGGCGGGCTTGAGCATGACCCGGCCCGCACCGAGCTCGCCGATGACGGGATGCACGATCGTCGAACCGGCCATCGGAACCGCGAACAGCTCCTGCTTGGCCTCCTCGGTGCCCTTCTGGATCGCGAGGGGCACCTCCTTGGCCTTCCCGTAACCGAGGCCGACGCGTCCGGCGCCGTCACCGATCACGACCAGCGCCGTGAACGAGAAACGACGACCGCCCTTGACGACCTTCGCGACGCGGTTGATGTTGATGACCCGCGAGTCGCGGAGCTGTCCCTCGTTGGGGATGTCTCTGTTACTCATCAGAACTCCAGTCCGGCATCACGGGCCGCGTCGGCCAGTGCTGCGATACGGCCGTGGTAGCGGTAGCCGCCCCGGTCGAAGACGACCTTTTCGATACCGGCGGCCTTGGCCCGCTCGGCGACGAGGGTGCCGAGTTGTGTCGCTCCCTCGAGGGTGGCGGTGGGACCGTCGCGCAGGGCGGCCTCACGTGTCGACGCCGACACGAGGGTCCGACCCTCGATGTCGTCGATGATCTGGACGACCATGTGACGGTTCGAGCGGTAGACCGACAGACGTGGACGGTCCGGCGTGCCCCGCAGCTTCTTGCGGACACGGCGGTGACGGCGCAGTCGGCTCTGACGTCGGGTTGCGGAGATGTCACTCATGACGCTCACTTACCTGCCTTGCCGGCCTTACGGATGACCCGCTCGCCTGCGTAGCGGATGCCCTTGCCCTTGTAGGGCTCGGGCTTGCGCAGCGAACGGATCTCGGCGGCCACCTGGCCGACCTTCTGCTTGTCGATGCCGACCACGGTGATCTGGGTCGGGAGGGGGACCTCGAAGGTGACCCCGTCGGGGGCTTTGATCTCCACCGGATGGCTGAAGCCGAGTTGGAGCTCGAGGGCGTCGGAACCCTTGGCCTGCGCCCGGTAACCGACACCGTGGATCTCGAGGTTCTTGGTGAACCCCTCGGAGACGCCGGTGACCATGTTGGCGACGAGGGCACGGGTCAGGCCGTGCAGTGCGCGTGCCTCGCGCTCCTCCACCGAGCGCTCGACGACGACGGTGTCCTCGTCGACGCGCACGACGATCGTCGGCGCGACGTCCAGATCGAGTGACCCCTTCGGGCCCTCGACCTTCACGTGCGCGCCCGTGACGTCGACCTTGACGCCCGAAGGGATGGGGATGGGTGCTCTACCGATGCGTGACATGGCGACCTACCAGACGTAACAGAGGACTTCGCCGCCCACGCGGCGCTTGCGCGCCTCGCGGTCGGACATGAGTCCTCTGCTGGTCGAGACGACGGCGACACCGATGCCACCGAGGACGCGGGGCACGCCGTCGGCCTTGGTGTACACCCGCAGGCCGGGCTTGGAGATCCGCTTGATACCGGAGATGACGCGCTCGCGCTCGGGCGAGTACTTCATGTCGATGGTCAGCGTCTTGCCCGGACCGTCGGTGCGGTCCGCTGTGCGGAAGTCGGTGATGTAACCCTCGCGCTTGAGGACCTCGGCGAGAGATTCCTTGAGCTTCGAGGACGGCATGGTGACGTCATCGTGCATCGCCACATTGGCGTTGCGGATGCGGGTCAGCATGTCGGCGACGGGATCAGTCATTGACATATCAGCGCGACCTCCTCACCAGCTGGCCTTGGTGACACCGGGCAATTCGCCCGCGTGGGCGAGTTCCCGGAGGCAGATCCGGCACAGTCCGAACTTGCGGTACACCGCACGTGACCGGCCGCACTTGCGACACCGGCTGTACGCGCGGACCTTGAACTTCGGTGTGCGCTGCTGCTTGTTGATGAGGGCTTTCTTTGCCATCTCGGGCGTCGTCCTCAGTCTCGGCGGAAGGGGAAGTCGAGAGCGGTGAGCAGAGCCCGGCCCTCGTCGTCGGTCGTGGCGGTGGTCACGAGAGTGATGTCCATACCCCGGGTCGTGTCGACATCGTCGTAGTCGATCTCGGGGAAGATCAGTTGCTCGGTGACACCGAAGGTGTAGTTGCCGTTCCCGTCGAATGACCGGTTCGGCAGACCACGGAAGTCCCGGATACGGGGAATGGCGAGCGTCACGAGGCGGTCGTAGAACTCCCACATGCGTGTCCCGCGCATCGTGACCTTGGCACCGATCGGCACACCCTCACGGAGTCGGAAGCCGGCGATCGACTTCTTTGCCCGGGTCTGGATGGGCTGTTGGCCGGTGATCTTGGTCAGATCCGCGACGGCGCCTTCGAGGAGCCGGGCGGACTGCGTGGCCTCGCCGACGCCGATGTTGATGACGATCTTCGTCAGCGTCGGGACCTGCATGATGTTGGCGATCTCGAGATCGTCTTTGAGTTGCTGACGGATCTCGTTGACGAACCGCTCCTTGTAGCGCGGCGTGCGCTCGGTTGCGGTGCTCATGGGATGTCCACCCCCGTGCGCTTGCAGATGCGTACCTTCGTGCCGTCGCCGTCGAAGCGGAAGCCGACGCGGGTCGCCTTGCCGTCACCGGGGCTCACGACCGCCACCCGCGAGACGGGCATGGGCATGTCCTTGTCGATGATCCCGCCCTGCATGGCGTCACGTGCTCCGGCGGCGCCCGGCTTCTGGTGCTTGCGCACCACGTTGACGCCGTCGACGATCACGGTGCCGGCGCGAGGGTCGACCGCGGACACGACGCCTTCGCGGCCACGGTCCTTGCCGGCGAGAACGATGACGCGGTCACCCTTGCGGATCTTCGCCATCAGAGCACCTCCGGAGCGAGTGAGACGATGCGCATGAACTGCTTCTCACGCAGCTCACGACCGACCGGGCCGAAGATGCGCGTGCCACGCGGCTGACTCTGGTCGTTGATGAGGACGGCGGCGTTGTCGTCGAAGCGGATGTAGCTGCCGTCGGGGCGGCGGCGTTCCTTGCGGGTCCGCACCACGACGCACTTCACGACGTCACCGCGCTTGACGGCGGCGCCGGGCAGGGCGTCTTTGACCGTGGCGACGAAGATGTCACCGATCGATGCGTACCGGCGCTTGGAGCCACCGAGAACCTTGATGCACAGAACCTCGCGGGCGCCGGAGTTGTCGGCGACGCGCAGGCGTGTCTCCTGTTGGATCATCGGGAGATCACCGTGCCCTTTCGAGGATCTCGACGAGACGCCAGCGCTTGTTCTTCGACAAGGGACGGGTCTCGGCGACACGGACACGATCGCCCTCGCGCAGCGTGTTCTCCTCGTCATGGACGTAGAGACGCTTCTCGCGCTGGACTGTCTTGTTGTAACGACGGTGCCGGACACGGTCGATGGTCGCGACGACGACGGTCTTGTCCATCTTGACGGACACGACCACCCCCTCACGGACCTTGCGCGCGTTCGGCCGCGTCTCGGCGGCTTCGGAAGCCATCAGCTGATCTCCTCGTGCTCGACGGCCTCGGCCGCCTCGATCTCGCGCTCGCGCAGCTCGGTCATGAGCCGCGCGACGTGGCGACGGACCTGGCCGAGACGGGCGTTGTTGTCGAGCTGACCGGTCACGTTCTGGAACCGGAGGTTCAACAGGTCGTCCTTGGCCTCATCGAGTGCGGCGACGAGATCCGCGTCCGACATCGACTCGAGTGCGTTGGAGCGTGCCATCAGAAACCCTCCCGACGTTCGACGAAACGGGCCTTGATCGGCAGCTTCTGAATCGCCCGCTCGATTGCGGCGCGAGCCACCGCGGGGTCGTTGTAGTCCAGCTCGAAGAGGATCCGGCCGGGCTTGACGACCGCGACCCACATCTCCGGGTTGCCCTTGCCCGAACCCATCCGGGTCTCGGCGGGCTTCTGGGTGACGGGCTTGTCCGGGAACACGTTGATCCAGACCTTGCCGCCACGCTTGATGTGACGTGTCATGGCGATACGCGCGGCCTCGATCTGGCGGGCGGTGATCCACCCCGGCTCGAGAGCCTGGATCCCGTAGGCGCCGAACGTGACCTCGGTACCCCCCTTGGAGGCACCCTTCATGCGACCGCGCTGCTGCTTGCGGTGACGCACCTTCTTCGGCATCAGCATCAGTCGGCCTCCCCTGGGCGGAAGTGCGGCGTCTCGCCCTTGTCCTTGGAGGCGCGCTCGATCTCCTCTTCCTGCTCGAGGAGTCGCTCGAATTCGGCGTCGGCTTCTTTGACGAGCGGCTTGAGTTCCGGCTCCTCGGTGGGGGCGTCGGGCTGCTCGGGGGCCTCGTCCTTGTTCGTCTCGGGGCGCCCACGCGCCGCCGAGGACACGACCGGGCGCGGCTTGGTCTGCCCCGAGGTCTCCCCGACGGCCATCGCGGCCTCCATGGAGATCTTGTCCTCGGCCTGGGTCTTGTAGGGAAGGATCTGACCCTTGTAGATCCAGACCTTCACACCGATGCGACCGGCGCTCGTGTGGGCCTCACGCAGGCCGTAGTCGATGTCGGCGCGCAGCGTGTGGAGAGGGACACGACCCTCGCGGTACCACTCGGTGCGCGACATCTCCGAACCGCCGAGACGACCCGAACACTGGACCCGGATGCCCTGGGCGCCGGCCTTCTGTGCGTTCTGCACGGCGCGCTTCATGGCACGTCGGAAGGCGACACGGCCGGCCAACTGGTCGGCGATCCCCTGGGCGATCAGCGCGGCGTCGAGCTCGGGCTGCTTGATCTCCTGGATGTTCAGCTGGACGCGGTGGTTGCCGGTGATCTCGGTGAGACCGGCACGCAGGCGGTCGGCCTCGCTGCCACGGCGACCGATGACGATGCCCGGACGCGCTGTGTGCACGTCGATCCGGAGCCGGTCACGGGTTCGCTCCACCTCGATACGGCTGATCGCGGCGTGCGGAAGCTGCGTCATCAGGTAGTCGCGGATCTTCCAGTCCTCGATCACGAAGTCCTGGTACTCCTGCCGGGTGGCGAACCACCGCGACTTCCAGTCCGTGGTGACACCGAGGCGGAAGCCGTACGGATTGACCTTCTGTCCCATTACTTCTCGTCCTCGGTGTCGTCCTCAGTGGCCTCGGATTCGGCT
This is a stretch of genomic DNA from Acidimicrobiales bacterium. It encodes these proteins:
- the secY gene encoding preprotein translocase subunit SecY, with amino-acid sequence MLTTLRNVANVGRIPDLRNKILFTVGVIVMYRIGAFIPAPGINFDAIRPLQEQAEDGGVLNFLQLFSGGALTQFAIFSLGIFPYITASIIMQILGVVIPRVEQWQQQGAVGQRKINQWTRYGTIGIGLVQATGFAFLFHEGGGGLGGSGGLPDLLPNFTAPRVALVVFTLTAGTALLMWMGELVTQRGIGNGMSIIIFASVVAVLPSQLSLVQANSGWDALVGVLVMYVLLLVAIVFVEQGQRRIPVQFAKRVVGRRMTTGGSTYIPLKVNQSGVIPIIFASSVLYLPQLIAVVLPNDGWG
- the rplO gene encoding 50S ribosomal protein L15, with protein sequence MKIHDLVPAEGSRKRPKRVARGIGGKGGKTAGRGHKGQKARSKVPVGFEGGQMPLFKRVPKLRGFTNPFRVEYQAINLDTISESGLDDVTPEALRSKGLIGKDVLVKVLGRGEIDRAVTVKAHAFSASAESAITAAGGTVEVLPLPWGDRRPPAKGNAHTNR
- the rpmD gene encoding 50S ribosomal protein L30 → MMALRVTQIRSAIGTKPKQRGTLRALGLGRIGKNNTLPDRPEIRGMIRKVRHLVESEEVED
- the rpsE gene encoding 30S ribosomal protein S5, which produces MSNRDIPNEGQLRDSRVININRVAKVVKGGRRFSFTALVVIGDGAGRVGLGYGKAKEVPLAIQKGTEEAKQELFAVPMAGSTIVHPVIGELGAGRVMLKPAAPGTGVIAGGAARAILEEAGIHDVLCKSLGSANHINVARATIAGLRALKRPDEIGRLRGLDPVEFIPKGLLDAYRESEREARAARGA
- the rplR gene encoding 50S ribosomal protein L18 codes for the protein MSDISATRRQSRLRRHRRVRKKLRGTPDRPRLSVYRSNRHMVVQIIDDIEGRTLVSASTREAALRDGPTATLEGATQLGTLVAERAKAAGIEKVVFDRGGYRYHGRIAALADAARDAGLEF
- the rplF gene encoding 50S ribosomal protein L6; translation: MSRIGRAPIPIPSGVKVDVTGAHVKVEGPKGSLDLDVAPTIVVRVDEDTVVVERSVEEREARALHGLTRALVANMVTGVSEGFTKNLEIHGVGYRAQAKGSDALELQLGFSHPVEIKAPDGVTFEVPLPTQITVVGIDKQKVGQVAAEIRSLRKPEPYKGKGIRYAGERVIRKAGKAGK
- the rpsH gene encoding 30S ribosomal protein S8; the encoded protein is MSMTDPVADMLTRIRNANVAMHDDVTMPSSKLKESLAEVLKREGYITDFRTADRTDGPGKTLTIDMKYSPERERVISGIKRISKPGLRVYTKADGVPRVLGGIGVAVVSTSRGLMSDREARKRRVGGEVLCYVW
- a CDS encoding type Z 30S ribosomal protein S14; the encoded protein is MAKKALINKQQRTPKFKVRAYSRCRKCGRSRAVYRKFGLCRICLRELAHAGELPGVTKASW
- the rplE gene encoding 50S ribosomal protein L5, with the protein product MSTATERTPRYKERFVNEIRQQLKDDLEIANIMQVPTLTKIVINIGVGEATQSARLLEGAVADLTKITGQQPIQTRAKKSIAGFRLREGVPIGAKVTMRGTRMWEFYDRLVTLAIPRIRDFRGLPNRSFDGNGNYTFGVTEQLIFPEIDYDDVDTTRGMDITLVTTATTDDEGRALLTALDFPFRRD
- the rplX gene encoding 50S ribosomal protein L24; its protein translation is MMAKIRKGDRVIVLAGKDRGREGVVSAVDPRAGTVIVDGVNVVRKHQKPGAAGARDAMQGGIIDKDMPMPVSRVAVVSPGDGKATRVGFRFDGDGTKVRICKRTGVDIP
- the rplN gene encoding 50S ribosomal protein L14, which codes for MIQQETRLRVADNSGAREVLCIKVLGGSKRRYASIGDIFVATVKDALPGAAVKRGDVVKCVVVRTRKERRRPDGSYIRFDDNAAVLINDQSQPRGTRIFGPVGRELREKQFMRIVSLAPEVL
- the rpsQ gene encoding 30S ribosomal protein S17, whose amino-acid sequence is MASEAAETRPNARKVREGVVVSVKMDKTVVVATIDRVRHRRYNKTVQREKRLYVHDEENTLREGDRVRVAETRPLSKNKRWRLVEILERAR
- the rpmC gene encoding 50S ribosomal protein L29, producing MARSNALESMSDADLVAALDEAKDDLLNLRFQNVTGQLDNNARLGQVRRHVARLMTELREREIEAAEAVEHEEIS
- the rplP gene encoding 50S ribosomal protein L16; this translates as MLMPKKVRHRKQQRGRMKGASKGGTEVTFGAYGIQALEPGWITARQIEAARIAMTRHIKRGGKVWINVFPDKPVTQKPAETRMGSGKGNPEMWVAVVKPGRILFELDYNDPAVARAAIERAIQKLPIKARFVERREGF
- the rpsC gene encoding 30S ribosomal protein S3 is translated as MGQKVNPYGFRLGVTTDWKSRWFATRQEYQDFVIEDWKIRDYLMTQLPHAAISRIEVERTRDRLRIDVHTARPGIVIGRRGSEADRLRAGLTEITGNHRVQLNIQEIKQPELDAALIAQGIADQLAGRVAFRRAMKRAVQNAQKAGAQGIRVQCSGRLGGSEMSRTEWYREGRVPLHTLRADIDYGLREAHTSAGRIGVKVWIYKGQILPYKTQAEDKISMEAAMAVGETSGQTKPRPVVSSAARGRPETNKDEAPEQPDAPTEEPELKPLVKEADAEFERLLEQEEEIERASKDKGETPHFRPGEAD